In the Cyanobacteria bacterium GSL.Bin1 genome, one interval contains:
- a CDS encoding glycosyltransferase encodes MTKLSIITQFYPPDHAATGQLIEELAQQLTFQDITVKIITGQPAYGNGKQPIAPRREKQKFLTIRRSLTSRIFPKWLRGRIMNGLLFCFYSALRLLKPDYRGETLLLTTEPPYLLLIGYFAKLIFNLPYVCLLYDLYPDIAIQLNVLSEKHWLAQFWNWLNLKIWDQAKAIIVLSPTMKQRIISKNPDLAHKITVIHSWCDPEYIIPKPKTENPFAIEHNLVKPFTILYSGNMGRCHDMETIMATAWELRKDPVQFVFIGGGVKYDNCYARMIQEWGLKNCLFLPFQPKTNLPNSLTACDLSLVTISEGMEGLVAPSKLYGMLSAGRAIAAICEEQSYLKQLIKEAGCGQSFVNGDSQGLAEYIRFLAAHPKTAETMGQAGRRYLKKYFTPQVIAQQYAEVLLDLPTNNCLEQVKTQQLS; translated from the coding sequence ATGACTAAATTATCAATTATCACTCAATTCTATCCACCCGATCACGCTGCTACCGGACAATTAATTGAAGAGTTAGCTCAACAGCTAACTTTCCAAGATATAACAGTCAAAATTATTACTGGTCAACCGGCTTATGGTAATGGAAAACAACCAATTGCTCCTCGTAGAGAAAAGCAGAAATTTCTTACGATCCGGCGATCCCTAACTTCCCGAATTTTTCCAAAGTGGCTTCGCGGACGTATTATGAATGGCTTACTATTCTGTTTCTATTCTGCCTTAAGACTGCTGAAACCTGATTACCGTGGAGAAACATTACTTTTAACAACAGAACCACCCTATCTTTTATTAATCGGTTACTTCGCAAAACTTATTTTTAATCTTCCGTATGTTTGCTTACTTTACGATCTTTATCCTGATATTGCTATTCAGCTCAATGTCCTGTCCGAAAAACACTGGCTAGCTCAATTCTGGAATTGGCTTAACTTAAAAATCTGGGACCAAGCCAAAGCAATTATTGTCCTGAGTCCAACCATGAAACAGCGTATTATTTCTAAAAATCCTGATCTTGCTCATAAAATTACTGTTATTCATAGTTGGTGCGACCCCGAGTACATAATCCCAAAACCAAAAACTGAAAATCCTTTTGCGATTGAACATAACTTAGTTAAACCATTCACGATTCTCTACTCTGGAAATATGGGACGTTGTCATGATATGGAAACGATTATGGCAACAGCCTGGGAGTTAAGGAAAGATCCGGTTCAATTTGTATTTATTGGCGGTGGTGTCAAGTACGACAATTGTTATGCTCGAATGATTCAAGAATGGGGTTTAAAAAATTGTCTATTTTTACCGTTTCAGCCGAAAACAAATTTGCCCAATTCTCTAACTGCTTGCGACCTTTCTTTGGTGACAATCAGTGAAGGAATGGAAGGTTTAGTGGCTCCAAGCAAGCTTTATGGGATGTTGAGCGCAGGTCGAGCAATAGCTGCCATTTGTGAAGAGCAGTCTTACCTTAAGCAATTAATTAAAGAAGCAGGTTGCGGCCAAAGTTTTGTCAATGGAGATAGTCAAGGATTAGCTGAATATATTCGCTTTTTAGCTGCACATCCTAAAACAGCAGAAACAATGGGTCAAGCGGGTCGTCGTTATCTAAAAAAATATTTTACTCCCCAAGTTATTGCTCAGCAGTATGCAGAAGTCTTACTCGATTTACCGACTAATAATTGCTTAGAGCAAGTAAAAACTCAACAGCTTAGTTAA
- a CDS encoding EamA family transporter has translation MSWLTLSLICLFFYGVWGFLSKFLSSELNAPSLLIYSLMGSALGIPLYILTYRNSFSFQWQNGWTYLGISVGIFASIGTLLFFSAIGQGEASKVVVITSLYPIVTTILAFLFLNETISFSKIIGILLCLAGIVILSYTK, from the coding sequence ATGTCTTGGTTAACTTTAAGTTTAATTTGTTTATTTTTTTATGGGGTGTGGGGATTTCTCTCAAAGTTCTTGAGTTCAGAATTGAATGCACCGAGTTTACTCATTTATTCTTTAATGGGATCTGCTCTTGGTATTCCCCTCTATATTTTGACTTATCGTAATTCTTTTTCATTTCAGTGGCAAAACGGATGGACTTATCTGGGGATTTCAGTCGGTATTTTTGCCAGTATTGGCACACTTTTATTCTTTAGCGCAATTGGTCAAGGGGAAGCTTCAAAAGTCGTAGTGATAACCAGTTTATACCCTATTGTGACAACAATTTTAGCGTTTTTATTCCTCAATGAAACCATTAGTTTTAGTAAGATTATTGGAATTTTGTTATGTTTAGCTGGAATTGTAATCCTGTCTTATACGAAATAG
- a CDS encoding ABC transporter permease subunit produces MVSKSRIRPQIPLFLRPSVSRILLALGLLLTLFFVTVAIFAPTWASWGWLTNPTESLSNPIHQAPNAEYWFGTTRQGYDVLSRTLFGTRAALQVVVIATAISLILGVPLGMISGYLGGRLDRALLFLMDTIYTLPGLLLSVTLAFVVGRGVFNAAIAVSISYIPQYYRVVRNHTTSVKTELFIEAARAMGATPSHVLSRYLFFNVIQSVPVLFTLNAADAILILGGLGFLGLGLPENVPEWGYALRQALDALPTGIWWTTFFPGLAMTLMVSGFSLLGEGLSEIFDPREEI; encoded by the coding sequence ATGGTCAGTAAAAGTCGTATCCGCCCACAAATTCCCCTCTTTTTGCGTCCAAGCGTTTCTCGGATCCTACTCGCCCTAGGCTTATTGCTGACGCTATTTTTTGTCACAGTTGCCATTTTTGCCCCAACCTGGGCAAGTTGGGGTTGGCTGACTAATCCCACTGAATCGCTGAGTAATCCCATTCATCAAGCACCCAATGCTGAGTATTGGTTTGGCACAACTCGCCAAGGCTATGATGTTTTATCGCGTACGCTTTTTGGAACCCGTGCTGCCTTACAGGTTGTCGTTATTGCTACTGCAATCAGTTTGATTCTGGGAGTGCCGCTTGGCATGATTAGTGGATATTTGGGCGGACGCCTAGATCGCGCCTTACTCTTTTTGATGGATACAATTTATACGCTGCCGGGATTATTGTTATCAGTCACTTTGGCTTTTGTGGTGGGCAGAGGTGTTTTTAATGCCGCGATCGCGGTGAGCATTTCTTATATTCCCCAATACTACCGTGTGGTTCGTAACCACACCACCAGCGTCAAAACCGAACTCTTCATCGAAGCAGCGAGAGCTATGGGGGCTACTCCCAGTCATGTTTTGTCCCGTTATCTCTTTTTTAATGTCATTCAAAGTGTTCCCGTGTTATTCACCCTCAATGCAGCTGATGCTATCCTCATCTTAGGTGGATTAGGCTTTTTAGGTCTAGGTTTACCAGAAAATGTACCCGAATGGGGTTATGCTCTTCGCCAAGCCCTCGATGCACTGCCCACAGGAATTTGGTGGACTACTTTCTTCCCGGGGTTAGCCATGACACTCATGGTTTCAGGGTTCTCTCTATTAGGAGAGGGGCTGAGCGAAATTTTCGATCCTCGTGAAGAAATTTAA
- a CDS encoding AAA family ATPase — protein MNKHLQASQPNNFEDLQEVKLEQPNWLPYLRTLRRKALLIFGIAGLTTFAVFLNTLRQPLSYGGDFRLLIEPLTSTDKLTDPSTITRTEGIPNEDLLSVDYPTQVAILKGEGMLLSIAKEIQAGNPEANINKLIKKLEENLSVQRVGDTRRDETKIIEVAYTDVEPELTKQVLEVTAQKFISYSAEEQQKRIDAGVQFIDEQLSQLQKELSTLQVQQKQLQQEYQLIEPNARGQELFSQVHQLTQQQREVASQFRELNALQNRLQKRLNLTPSEALVALALNQDPNRVALLEKLQEIEREIAITSARFRSNTPVLQEFKEQQQNLIDLLNQKTQQLLDQISIPVDSNSPALEYQDPTRLNQIQQLVDTTNQIEELRSRYQSLTASKEKVAEQADQFPEIASQYREVEEQIGLTNQIVNRLKSQREILRLEISQNKMPWELVSEPQINRDVNGDPEATATDRNKQLLAGIVGGMLLGSIVALLVEKRRDVFYDSEDIPDKVSVPLLETIPFVGEKFKGSYPQKSIPFVNAIESLYTKLCLTYTNPSIQSLVVASVEPNENQSIVAFNLAQVAAAMGNQVILIDADSQDSQFRHPLNIDDKGDSEHSLRKDSNSGEVIRSSQVDNLSVLTLGVSLRKTGKRLWSNQIKQLMKAWQEKYDLVIYNGPPLSQSTDINFLAAHTDGIMLVSEINKSKCSLVEKSIKQLNDYNLNVLGVVAIKQALKQKNSSNHNVSEKYIIDEFRNPYNSDLYDRFFD, from the coding sequence ATGAACAAGCATTTACAAGCATCTCAACCTAATAATTTTGAAGACTTACAAGAAGTAAAGTTAGAACAACCAAACTGGCTACCTTACTTAAGAACGCTACGGCGAAAAGCTTTATTAATTTTTGGTATAGCAGGATTAACTACTTTTGCCGTTTTCTTAAATACCTTACGACAACCCCTTAGTTATGGGGGTGATTTTCGGTTGCTTATCGAACCGTTAACTTCAACTGATAAACTGACAGATCCTTCAACGATTACCCGAACTGAGGGAATCCCTAATGAAGATTTATTAAGTGTAGATTATCCTACACAGGTAGCAATTTTAAAAGGTGAAGGAATGTTACTCAGCATTGCTAAAGAAATTCAAGCGGGAAATCCTGAAGCTAATATTAATAAGCTAATAAAAAAACTAGAGGAAAACCTCTCCGTCCAACGTGTCGGTGATACCCGTAGAGATGAAACTAAAATTATAGAGGTGGCTTATACAGATGTAGAGCCAGAACTAACCAAGCAAGTTTTAGAAGTAACCGCTCAGAAATTTATCAGCTATAGCGCTGAAGAACAACAGAAAAGAATTGATGCTGGGGTTCAATTTATTGATGAACAACTGTCTCAGCTGCAAAAGGAGCTATCTACACTCCAGGTGCAACAAAAGCAACTCCAGCAGGAGTATCAGTTAATTGAACCTAATGCCAGAGGTCAAGAATTATTTTCTCAAGTTCATCAGTTAACGCAACAACAACGAGAAGTTGCTAGTCAATTTAGAGAATTGAATGCACTTCAGAATAGGCTGCAGAAAAGATTAAATCTAACACCGAGTGAGGCTTTAGTCGCTTTAGCTTTGAATCAGGATCCTAACCGTGTTGCTTTATTAGAAAAGCTCCAAGAAATTGAAAGAGAGATTGCTATCACTTCAGCGCGCTTTAGATCCAACACTCCGGTCTTACAAGAATTCAAAGAGCAGCAACAAAATCTGATTGACTTACTTAATCAAAAAACACAGCAACTTTTAGATCAAATTTCAATTCCTGTAGACAGTAATTCTCCAGCTTTAGAATATCAAGACCCCACTCGTCTTAATCAGATCCAACAACTAGTAGATACTACAAATCAAATTGAGGAATTGAGATCGCGCTATCAGTCTTTAACAGCAAGTAAAGAAAAGGTAGCTGAGCAAGCAGATCAGTTTCCCGAAATTGCAAGCCAGTATAGAGAAGTAGAGGAACAAATTGGACTGACCAACCAAATTGTTAATCGACTCAAGAGCCAGAGAGAAATACTGCGTTTGGAAATTTCTCAAAATAAGATGCCATGGGAGCTCGTGAGCGAGCCTCAAATTAACCGAGACGTTAATGGTGATCCTGAAGCCACTGCAACCGATAGAAACAAACAACTTTTAGCAGGGATAGTAGGAGGAATGCTTCTCGGCTCAATAGTAGCACTTCTAGTTGAGAAACGCCGCGATGTTTTTTATGACTCAGAAGATATTCCAGATAAAGTTTCAGTACCACTTTTAGAAACGATTCCTTTTGTAGGGGAAAAATTTAAGGGGTCTTATCCCCAAAAATCAATACCATTTGTCAATGCTATTGAGTCTTTATATACTAAACTTTGTTTAACCTATACTAATCCTTCCATTCAATCTCTAGTCGTGGCATCTGTGGAACCGAATGAAAATCAATCTATAGTTGCTTTTAACCTAGCGCAAGTAGCTGCTGCTATGGGAAATCAAGTGATTCTAATTGATGCTGATTCTCAAGACTCCCAATTTCGTCATCCATTAAACATAGATGATAAGGGAGACTCGGAGCATAGTTTAAGAAAAGATAGTAACTCGGGAGAAGTTATCCGAAGTTCACAAGTGGATAACCTATCTGTTTTGACTTTAGGTGTTTCTTTACGTAAGACTGGTAAAAGGCTTTGGTCGAATCAAATAAAACAACTGATGAAGGCTTGGCAAGAAAAATATGACCTTGTGATATATAATGGTCCTCCTTTATCCCAATCTACGGATATTAATTTTCTTGCTGCTCATACGGATGGAATCATGTTAGTTTCAGAAATTAACAAATCTAAATGTTCTCTGGTAGAAAAAAGCATCAAACAACTCAATGATTATAATTTGAATGTTTTAGGAGTCGTTGCTATTAAACAGGCTTTAAAACAAAAAAACAGTTCAAATCACAATGTATCAGAAAAATATATCATTGATGAATTTCGCAATCCCTATAACAGTGATTTATATGACAGATTTTTTGACTAA
- a CDS encoding WecB/TagA/CpsF family glycosyltransferase, whose product METCKILNINIYNTSLKELLKKIKKGGFVVTPNLDHMVKLQKDVDFFVAYSNADYVICDSKILQWTSWFLGNKIQEKISGSDFFPQFYDYYKHDKSIQIFLLGGSKGIADLARQNINHKVGREIVVGSYSPSFSFASNERESKKIVKLINESKATVLAVGVGAPKQEKWINKYRNELKNIKIFLAIGATIDFEAKRFKRAPKWMSDRGLEWLYRLLCDPKRLWKRYLVESLPFFWLILQQKLNFYQYKEPIWLILQKADLLSQEQVNYILSLQRENSTLCFSEIVIQNGWLKAETINFFTREFDQLASQPKRKTIEQLCRAASLLNEQQIAEILKDQESTNLKFKEIAINKNWLTPKTIEFLLNYCIPNPSQK is encoded by the coding sequence ATGGAAACCTGTAAAATTCTAAATATTAATATATACAATACTTCCCTAAAAGAATTATTAAAAAAAATTAAGAAAGGCGGATTTGTCGTCACTCCTAATCTTGATCATATGGTAAAGCTACAAAAAGACGTTGATTTTTTTGTAGCATATAGTAATGCCGATTATGTGATTTGTGACAGCAAAATTCTACAATGGACTTCTTGGTTTTTAGGTAATAAAATCCAAGAAAAAATATCTGGCTCTGATTTTTTTCCTCAATTTTATGACTATTACAAGCATGATAAAAGTATACAAATTTTTTTGTTAGGAGGTTCTAAAGGAATAGCCGATCTAGCTAGGCAAAACATTAATCATAAAGTGGGCAGAGAAATAGTAGTTGGATCCTATTCCCCATCTTTCAGTTTTGCAAGTAATGAAAGGGAATCAAAAAAAATCGTTAAACTAATTAATGAATCTAAGGCAACCGTTTTAGCTGTAGGCGTAGGAGCTCCTAAGCAGGAAAAATGGATTAACAAATATAGGAATGAATTGAAAAATATTAAAATTTTTCTAGCTATTGGAGCCACCATTGATTTTGAAGCTAAACGTTTTAAAAGAGCACCTAAATGGATGAGTGATAGAGGACTGGAATGGTTATATCGACTATTGTGTGATCCTAAGCGATTGTGGAAAAGATATTTGGTAGAAAGCCTTCCTTTCTTTTGGTTAATTTTACAGCAAAAGCTCAATTTTTATCAATACAAAGAACCGATTTGGCTTATTTTACAGAAAGCTGATTTGCTCTCACAAGAGCAAGTAAATTATATACTCAGTTTACAAAGGGAGAATAGTACACTTTGTTTTAGCGAAATTGTTATACAGAACGGATGGCTCAAAGCAGAAACTATTAATTTTTTTACTCGTGAATTCGATCAATTAGCTAGTCAGCCAAAAAGAAAAACAATCGAACAACTTTGTAGAGCTGCATCTCTATTAAATGAGCAGCAGATTGCTGAGATTTTAAAAGATCAAGAAAGTACAAATTTAAAATTTAAGGAAATAGCTATAAATAAAAATTGGCTAACTCCAAAGACCATAGAGTTTTTACTAAATTATTGCATTCCTAATCCTTCTCAAAAGTAA
- a CDS encoding oligosaccharide flippase family protein: MPSTATKKLAIQGAAWTVFGYGFSQGLRLVSNLVLTRLLVPELFGLMALVNTFITGLNLFSDVGIGPSIIQNKRGEDPDFYNTAWTIQLIRGFGLWLCCFLIAWPVAQFYNDLRLIWLLPTVGLTTVIAGFNSTAIFTLNRRIALGKLTKFELKVQVLGMIVMIIWAAIHPSIWALIIGNFVTSILKMIWSHRLVPEKTNFLAWNQEAVNELIVFGKWIFVSTAMTFLASQTDRLLLGKLLSLEMLGIYTIAFLFADMPRQIIQKVSNKVIFPVVSQMTNLPRSSLRRKLLQERTLILIGFAIFLSILISFGDWLIIALYDERYAQGAWMLPILALGIWPRLLSVTINPVLFAIGNPRYIAFGNFFKFIYMIIGLPLGFSIIGVLGVVIVIALNDLPFYGVVTYGLWKENLSPLLQDIQASILLIGLLSLILFSRISLGYGIPINGILQNFSFQ; this comes from the coding sequence ATGCCATCAACTGCGACAAAGAAGCTTGCCATTCAAGGTGCTGCTTGGACCGTATTTGGATATGGCTTCAGCCAAGGGCTAAGATTAGTTAGTAACTTAGTTCTAACGCGCTTGCTAGTCCCTGAGCTATTTGGGCTAATGGCTTTGGTGAATACCTTTATTACTGGTCTCAACTTATTTTCTGATGTTGGAATTGGTCCAAGTATTATTCAAAACAAACGCGGCGAAGATCCAGACTTTTATAATACTGCTTGGACAATACAGTTAATAAGAGGCTTTGGGCTGTGGCTTTGTTGCTTTCTTATTGCTTGGCCAGTTGCTCAATTTTATAATGATCTTCGATTAATTTGGTTACTTCCTACTGTTGGCTTAACAACAGTTATTGCTGGCTTTAACTCTACGGCTATATTCACCCTTAATCGCCGAATTGCACTCGGTAAATTAACAAAATTTGAGTTAAAAGTACAAGTGCTTGGAATGATAGTAATGATTATTTGGGCAGCTATTCATCCGAGTATCTGGGCATTGATCATAGGTAATTTTGTTACTAGTATTCTAAAAATGATCTGGAGCCACAGATTAGTTCCAGAAAAAACTAATTTTTTGGCTTGGAATCAAGAGGCTGTTAATGAACTTATTGTCTTTGGGAAATGGATATTTGTATCAACAGCCATGACGTTTTTAGCTTCTCAAACTGATCGATTGCTTCTAGGAAAACTCCTATCACTAGAGATGTTAGGTATTTATACTATTGCTTTTCTATTTGCAGATATGCCGCGCCAGATCATTCAAAAAGTAAGCAATAAAGTAATTTTTCCAGTAGTTTCTCAAATGACTAATCTCCCTCGCTCGAGCCTTCGCCGTAAATTGTTGCAAGAGCGAACTTTAATCCTGATTGGGTTTGCCATTTTCTTAAGCATTTTAATTAGCTTTGGCGATTGGTTGATCATAGCTTTGTATGATGAAAGATATGCTCAAGGTGCTTGGATGTTGCCAATTCTTGCATTAGGTATTTGGCCACGTTTACTATCGGTAACAATTAATCCAGTACTCTTTGCTATTGGTAATCCTAGATATATAGCTTTCGGCAACTTTTTTAAGTTTATATATATGATAATTGGATTGCCCTTAGGATTTTCTATAATAGGAGTTTTAGGAGTTGTAATTGTAATAGCATTAAATGATCTTCCTTTTTATGGAGTAGTTACCTATGGTCTTTGGAAAGAAAACTTATCACCTTTATTGCAGGATATTCAGGCAAGTATACTGCTTATTGGATTACTTTCTCTAATTTTATTTAGTCGCATTAGTCTGGGTTATGGAATTCCTATCAACGGAATTTTACAGAATTTCTCATTTCAATGA
- a CDS encoding glycosyltransferase, with amino-acid sequence MSSPVDLLFITWNRREYVERTLSNILKDPSDFRLYCWDNGSKDGTADLIASISDTRVAKRHFNPKNVGQFEPCMWFFETATSDVVGKVDDDILLPPGWTEKIAPMIRKQPNFGMLGCWIFMPEDWDENLAQQNIVELSGERVFRTITIQGQSFLARKEYLLRYKLSQPRGHSIPINRPAMTFDGLINGYPVPLLYAHNMDDPRSPLNLKTKSGALGTEAALTARSRGFQSAEDYAKWIAADARRRQQEPFDKQLKQFKLVRDKSLIGRIKRKLLPIQNLIDKIVGF; translated from the coding sequence ATGTCTTCACCAGTAGACTTGCTCTTCATCACCTGGAATCGTCGAGAATATGTGGAGAGAACACTTTCAAACATCTTGAAAGATCCATCAGATTTTCGACTTTATTGCTGGGATAATGGTTCTAAGGATGGAACAGCAGACCTAATTGCCTCAATTAGTGATACACGTGTAGCTAAACGGCATTTCAATCCAAAGAATGTTGGACAGTTTGAACCATGTATGTGGTTTTTTGAAACAGCGACAAGCGACGTAGTTGGCAAAGTTGATGATGATATACTCCTTCCCCCAGGTTGGACCGAAAAAATTGCACCTATGATTCGCAAACAACCTAATTTTGGTATGCTCGGTTGCTGGATCTTCATGCCAGAAGATTGGGACGAAAATCTAGCACAGCAAAACATAGTTGAACTTTCTGGCGAACGGGTGTTTCGAACGATCACTATTCAAGGACAATCTTTTTTAGCTCGAAAAGAATACCTGCTGCGCTACAAACTTAGTCAACCGAGAGGGCATAGTATTCCTATTAATCGCCCAGCTATGACCTTTGACGGTTTAATTAACGGTTATCCTGTTCCGTTATTATACGCCCATAACATGGATGACCCACGATCACCCCTGAATCTCAAAACAAAATCTGGTGCTCTCGGAACAGAGGCAGCACTGACTGCTCGTAGCCGCGGTTTTCAATCAGCAGAAGATTATGCGAAATGGATTGCGGCAGATGCTCGCCGTCGTCAACAAGAACCTTTTGACAAACAACTAAAACAATTCAAGCTAGTAAGAGATAAAAGTTTGATAGGAAGAATCAAACGGAAACTTTTACCAATTCAAAACTTGATTGACAAGATAGTAGGATTCTAA
- a CDS encoding O-antigen ligase domain-containing protein: MSFLVSIVMFGWIPFIIYIFRYFGPQQAVVSCFIGAWLFLPEASFPIQGLPDYTKISATCYGILLATLTSYGKPFRLFRSGFRWGWFDLVLIVPAALIYYAKHLRSFRLSWFDLPMLIWCLCPFASSIANGLGWYDGLSASLAQTIFWGGPYFLGRFYLNSLAGLKRLAIGIFWGGLIYVPLCLYEVRMSPQLHNLIYGYHPHSFAQTMRYGGFRPTVFMQHGLMVGMWIMAATLVGIWLWKTGVLRQLWGIPMPYLVITLIITLILVKSTGAYVYMLAGLVILFIARWFRTAVMLLLLTASILFYLYLGSSGNLNGDRVVSWAATIFNEDRAGSLEFRIDNEEILAEKARQQPIFGWGGWGRSRVYEENWAGELVDITTTDSLWIITFGEHGYVGLISLTTSMLLPVVGFCCLRYPAKYWSHRQVAPAAVLAVVVVLYMLDCTLNAMINPVFILACGGISGLVQQEKN, from the coding sequence ATGAGTTTTTTAGTATCCATAGTTATGTTTGGCTGGATTCCATTCATCATATATATTTTTAGGTATTTTGGCCCTCAACAAGCAGTGGTTAGTTGTTTCATAGGAGCTTGGCTGTTTCTCCCAGAGGCAAGCTTCCCTATACAGGGGCTTCCAGACTATACCAAAATATCAGCAACCTGCTATGGCATATTGTTAGCTACTCTTACCTCCTATGGAAAGCCTTTTCGCTTATTTCGATCAGGTTTTCGATGGGGTTGGTTCGATTTAGTGTTAATTGTTCCTGCTGCCTTAATTTACTATGCAAAACATCTTCGTTCATTTCGATTGAGTTGGTTTGATTTACCAATGTTGATTTGGTGTCTGTGCCCTTTTGCTTCTTCAATAGCTAATGGTCTTGGTTGGTACGATGGCTTATCAGCTTCACTCGCACAAACTATATTTTGGGGAGGACCTTATTTTTTGGGGCGCTTTTACCTTAACAGCTTAGCTGGACTAAAACGACTAGCCATTGGTATTTTTTGGGGTGGTCTCATTTATGTTCCATTATGCTTGTATGAAGTCCGGATGAGTCCACAGTTACATAATTTGATTTATGGTTACCATCCTCACTCATTTGCTCAAACAATGCGCTACGGAGGATTTAGACCAACAGTATTCATGCAGCATGGGTTAATGGTTGGAATGTGGATAATGGCAGCCACATTAGTAGGAATTTGGCTTTGGAAAACTGGAGTTCTTAGACAACTATGGGGCATTCCAATGCCTTATCTTGTAATAACTTTAATCATCACCCTGATTTTAGTTAAATCTACTGGAGCCTACGTCTATATGTTAGCTGGATTAGTTATTTTATTTATAGCTCGTTGGTTTCGGACTGCAGTGATGTTGCTACTGTTAACGGCTAGCATATTGTTCTACCTATACTTAGGGTCAAGCGGTAACTTAAATGGCGATCGCGTCGTTTCTTGGGCAGCTACAATTTTTAATGAAGACCGAGCCGGCTCTTTAGAATTCAGGATTGACAATGAAGAAATACTTGCAGAGAAAGCACGTCAGCAACCAATTTTTGGTTGGGGAGGATGGGGGCGATCAAGAGTATATGAAGAAAACTGGGCAGGAGAACTGGTAGATATTACAACTACTGATAGCCTTTGGATTATTACCTTTGGAGAACATGGCTATGTTGGTCTAATCAGTTTAACAACATCAATGCTATTGCCTGTTGTTGGATTTTGCTGCCTGCGTTATCCAGCAAAATATTGGTCTCACCGCCAAGTAGCACCAGCAGCAGTACTCGCTGTAGTAGTCGTTTTGTACATGCTTGACTGTACCTTGAATGCCATGATTAATCCAGTCTTTATACTTGCCTGTGGCGGTATATCCGGGCTAGTACAACAAGAAAAAAATTAG
- a CDS encoding sulfotransferase produces MEAHTPLITQPIFLVGAERSGTTVLRLMLDHHPQLAWCNEFEYVVDRITASNGWPELEEYYKWLETHRIFQATGFTIDRSLNYPQLVNSFLCQKREARGKSLVGATVHRHFDQLLKIWPDARFIHLIRDGRDVARSCIPMGWAGNVWTGAERWLKAESLWTQLCQKLPAEQQIEITYEDLISNPINNLTRLCEFIGIPFDLAMLSYPQKTSYDFPNPNLICQWKSKMSKREIQLVESRISTMLLERGYQLSGLPLLTITSTMERRLNRQDWWFRVWFRVQKFGLLLFLSDYFSRKFGLIHWQKRIQLQLNEIVKAHLK; encoded by the coding sequence GTGGAAGCACATACCCCTTTAATCACTCAACCCATTTTTCTCGTTGGAGCTGAGCGTTCAGGCACCACAGTTTTAAGACTCATGCTTGATCACCATCCTCAACTTGCTTGGTGTAACGAATTTGAGTATGTAGTTGATCGGATAACTGCCAGTAATGGTTGGCCAGAACTTGAAGAGTATTACAAATGGTTAGAAACTCATCGGATCTTTCAAGCGACTGGTTTTACCATTGACCGTTCTTTAAACTACCCTCAATTAGTTAACAGTTTTTTATGTCAAAAGCGGGAGGCCAGAGGAAAATCTCTTGTTGGTGCTACAGTTCACCGTCATTTTGACCAATTGTTGAAAATTTGGCCTGATGCTCGATTCATCCATTTAATCCGTGATGGCAGAGATGTAGCTCGTTCTTGCATTCCTATGGGTTGGGCAGGGAATGTTTGGACAGGAGCTGAGCGTTGGCTCAAAGCAGAGTCTTTGTGGACACAACTCTGTCAAAAACTTCCAGCAGAGCAGCAAATTGAGATCACTTATGAAGACTTGATTTCCAATCCGATTAATAACCTAACGCGTCTGTGTGAATTTATCGGTATCCCCTTTGATTTAGCAATGCTGAGTTATCCTCAGAAAACTAGTTATGATTTCCCTAATCCAAACTTAATTTGCCAGTGGAAATCCAAAATGTCAAAGCGGGAAATTCAGTTGGTTGAATCTCGGATTTCAACTATGTTACTTGAGCGCGGATATCAACTAAGTGGACTACCACTGCTAACGATTACTTCTACAATGGAGCGAAGACTCAACCGACAAGATTGGTGGTTCCGCGTATGGTTTCGAGTCCAAAAATTTGGTCTGTTACTGTTTTTATCAGATTACTTTTCGCGAAAATTTGGACTGATACATTGGCAGAAGCGGATTCAACTACAACTTAACGAAATTGTAAAAGCTCATCTTAAGTAA